A single region of the Salvia miltiorrhiza cultivar Shanhuang (shh) chromosome 8, IMPLAD_Smil_shh, whole genome shotgun sequence genome encodes:
- the LOC130999459 gene encoding uncharacterized protein LOC130999459, translating to MDEFNFKRSHVPAFGSWDCNGELPFTQCFESAREAGLLRCSYTEERDLYVAGDLYENDAFTPAMIVVPRHRGKNSRKKEGKKKNGSVVWDCGFDDLKAPPSPAGAAAPPCRPQPKAVDEDLYKISPDLLRAQSKRKRPWKLFSSCLPSCLY from the exons ATGGAT GAATTCAACTTTAAGAGGAGCCATGTTCCTGCATTTGGGAGCTGGGATTGCAACGGCGAGTTGCCGTTCACGCAGTGCTTTGAGTCGGCGAGGGAGGCGGGGCTGCTGCGGTGCAGCTACACCGAGGAGCGTGACTTGTACGTCGCCGGCGATTTGTATGAGAATGATGCGTTCACTCCTGCTATGATTGTTGTACCTCGCCACAGA GGGAAAAATTCAAGAAAGaaagaagggaaaaaaaagAATGGGAGTGTGGTGTGGGATTGTGGCTTTGATGACTTGAAAGCACCACCAAGCCCCGCCGGTGCGGCGGCCCCACCGTGCCGGCCGCAGCCTAAAGCCGTCGACGAAGATTTGTACAAGATCTCCCCTGACCTCCTTCGTGCCCAATCGAAAAGG AAGAGGCCATGGAAATTATTCTCGAGCTGCCTTCCCTCGTGCCTTTACTAA
- the LOC130999452 gene encoding uncharacterized protein LOC130999452 isoform X2 has product MCGRGRCTLRPDDFSRACHLSSRPVRHIDMDRYRPSYNVAPGFNVPVVRRDDGGDGGGDGVVSHCMKWGLVPSFTKKTDKIDHFRMFNARCESIREKASFRRLLPKNRCLVSFEGFYEWKKDGSKKQPYYIHFKDGRPLVFAALFDSWKNAEGETLYTFTIITTSSSSSLAWLHDRMPVILGSKESTDWWLSDSSLSNLDNILKPYEETDLAWYTVTPAIGKISFDGPECVKEVKMEETKTISQFFSKKQACKSEEQKLEKTPIKEELQEHRSTLESAAMKDEASVMEEPEKGKVDESNERKCVKEEPHSPEESDTEIDSSDTKNTDHAKPSAKDTDRLLMSPVKKRRKGADDKQVG; this is encoded by the exons ATGTGTGGAAGAGGAAGGTGTACTCTGCGGCCCGATGATTTTTCTCGGGCCTGCCATCTCAGCTCTCGGCCAGTCCGCCACATCGATATGGATCG GTATCGGCCCTCGTACAACGTCGCGCCGGGGTTCAACGTGCCGGTGGTTCGACGAGACGACGGAGGAGatggcggcggcgacggcgtcGTTTCGCACTGCATGAAATGGGGACTGGTTCCCAGCTTTACTAAGAAGACTGATAAAATCGACCACTTTAGGATG TTCAATGCGAGGTGTGAATCGATAAGAGAAAAGGCTTCCTTTCGTCGACTTCTTCCAAAGAACAGGTGTTTGGTGTCTTTTGAAGG ATTCTATGAATGGAAGAAGGACGGATCTAAAAAGCAGCCTTACTACATACACTTCAAGGATGGCCGTCCATTGGTTTTCGCTGCTCTATTCGATTCTTGGAAAAATGCAGAAG GAGAAACTCTCTACACCTTCACCATCATCACAACTTCATCCTCGTCGTCTCTGGCATGGCTTCATG ATAGGATGCCTGTGATCTTGGGGAGCAAAGAATCAACTGATTGGTGGCTCAGTGATTCTTCTTTGTCCAATCTTGACAATATACTCAAACCATATGAAGAAACAGATTTG GCCTGGTATACTGTGACACCTGCAATTGGCAAAATTTCTTTCGATGGACCCGAGTGCGTTAAGGAg GTAAAAATGGAGGAGACCAAGACAATCTCGCAGTTTTTCTCAAAGAAACAAGCATGCAAATCGGAGGAGCAAAAACTTGAGAAAACACCGATCAAGGAAGAGCTTCAGGAACATCGATCTACGCTTGAAAGTGCTGCAATGAAGGATGAAGCTAGTGTGATGGAAGAACCGGAAAAGGGCAAGGTGGATGAAAGTAATGAGCGAAAATGTGTGAAAGAGGAACCTCATAGCCCAGAAGAATCTGATACGGAGATAGACAGCAGCGACACGAAAAACACAGATCACGCGAAGCCATCTGCTAAAGATACTGATAGGCTACTTATGAGTCCAGTCAAGAAAAGAAGAAAGGGGGCTGACGACAAACAAGTGGGATAA
- the LOC130999452 gene encoding uncharacterized protein LOC130999452 isoform X1, translating into MCGRGRCTLRPDDFSRACHLSSRPVRHIDMDRYRPSYNVAPGFNVPVVRRDDGGDGGGDGVVSHCMKWGLVPSFTKKTDKIDHFRMFNARCESIREKASFRRLLPKNRCLVSFEGFYEWKKDGSKKQPYYIHFKDGRPLVFAALFDSWKNAEGETLYTFTIITTSSSSSLAWLHDRMPVILGSKESTDWWLSDSSLSNLDNILKPYEETDLAWYTVTPAIGKISFDGPECVKEIQVKMEETKTISQFFSKKQACKSEEQKLEKTPIKEELQEHRSTLESAAMKDEASVMEEPEKGKVDESNERKCVKEEPHSPEESDTEIDSSDTKNTDHAKPSAKDTDRLLMSPVKKRRKGADDKQVG; encoded by the exons ATGTGTGGAAGAGGAAGGTGTACTCTGCGGCCCGATGATTTTTCTCGGGCCTGCCATCTCAGCTCTCGGCCAGTCCGCCACATCGATATGGATCG GTATCGGCCCTCGTACAACGTCGCGCCGGGGTTCAACGTGCCGGTGGTTCGACGAGACGACGGAGGAGatggcggcggcgacggcgtcGTTTCGCACTGCATGAAATGGGGACTGGTTCCCAGCTTTACTAAGAAGACTGATAAAATCGACCACTTTAGGATG TTCAATGCGAGGTGTGAATCGATAAGAGAAAAGGCTTCCTTTCGTCGACTTCTTCCAAAGAACAGGTGTTTGGTGTCTTTTGAAGG ATTCTATGAATGGAAGAAGGACGGATCTAAAAAGCAGCCTTACTACATACACTTCAAGGATGGCCGTCCATTGGTTTTCGCTGCTCTATTCGATTCTTGGAAAAATGCAGAAG GAGAAACTCTCTACACCTTCACCATCATCACAACTTCATCCTCGTCGTCTCTGGCATGGCTTCATG ATAGGATGCCTGTGATCTTGGGGAGCAAAGAATCAACTGATTGGTGGCTCAGTGATTCTTCTTTGTCCAATCTTGACAATATACTCAAACCATATGAAGAAACAGATTTG GCCTGGTATACTGTGACACCTGCAATTGGCAAAATTTCTTTCGATGGACCCGAGTGCGTTAAGGAg ATACAGGTAAAAATGGAGGAGACCAAGACAATCTCGCAGTTTTTCTCAAAGAAACAAGCATGCAAATCGGAGGAGCAAAAACTTGAGAAAACACCGATCAAGGAAGAGCTTCAGGAACATCGATCTACGCTTGAAAGTGCTGCAATGAAGGATGAAGCTAGTGTGATGGAAGAACCGGAAAAGGGCAAGGTGGATGAAAGTAATGAGCGAAAATGTGTGAAAGAGGAACCTCATAGCCCAGAAGAATCTGATACGGAGATAGACAGCAGCGACACGAAAAACACAGATCACGCGAAGCCATCTGCTAAAGATACTGATAGGCTACTTATGAGTCCAGTCAAGAAAAGAAGAAAGGGGGCTGACGACAAACAAGTGGGATAA